In a single window of the Bacteroidota bacterium genome:
- a CDS encoding PKD domain-containing protein: MKYVITLTLFGLLSGAVNAQCTITPVITPASPILCPNATDTLRTTQPYQTYQWYKNNVAIPGATSATLPVNAANDVGYNFSVFVTQDTCSGMSAQNLVDGWVFTLPTVMSSGSFNFCPGDTEYLVLLPPYEVNIQWTNNNVPIPGATDDTLIVTQTGNYSVSGAPQICPQFIQPLGVVLNLIFSGPLTPLITYNNGVLSTVNFSGYTYQWSDASGPISGATTFSYTPVQSGVYTVTVTDGNGCSATSQPYSWVVGVGETIAQQIWLKQSINHVFTAGIVAEGYQRELLVTDITGRTLFILPVPAGSTQLTIDLSNEGEGIYMFILQGINGSAGALRVLR, translated from the coding sequence ATGAAATACGTTATTACACTGACTCTGTTCGGGTTATTGTCGGGTGCTGTAAATGCGCAATGCACAATTACACCCGTTATCACACCCGCATCCCCCATTCTTTGTCCCAACGCTACAGATACACTGCGTACCACGCAGCCTTATCAAACCTATCAGTGGTATAAAAACAATGTAGCTATTCCGGGAGCCACTTCGGCTACGCTGCCGGTTAATGCTGCAAATGATGTGGGCTATAATTTTTCTGTGTTTGTTACACAGGACACCTGCAGCGGCATGTCGGCACAAAATCTGGTTGACGGATGGGTGTTTACGCTTCCTACGGTAATGAGTTCGGGAAGTTTTAACTTCTGTCCCGGCGATACCGAATACCTTGTGCTGCTTCCACCTTACGAAGTAAATATCCAGTGGACAAATAACAACGTACCCATTCCGGGAGCAACGGATGATACACTTATCGTTACACAAACAGGTAACTACAGTGTTTCAGGAGCACCGCAAATCTGCCCGCAGTTTATACAGCCGCTTGGTGTAGTGCTTAATCTTATTTTTTCCGGCCCGCTAACGCCACTAATCACCTATAACAACGGCGTGCTTTCTACTGTAAATTTTTCGGGTTATACCTATCAGTGGAGTGATGCTTCCGGTCCGATCTCGGGTGCTACCACATTTTCCTATACCCCGGTGCAAAGCGGTGTTTATACGGTAACGGTTACTGATGGCAACGGATGCAGCGCTACCTCACAGCCATACAGCTGGGTGGTAGGTGTAGGTGAAACAATTGCACAACAAATCTGGCTTAAGCAAAGTATCAATCATGTATTTACTGCGGGCATCGTTGCCGAAGGCTATCAGCGCGAGCTGCTTGTTACGGATATTACCGGCCGGACACTTTTTATTCTTCCCGTTCCGGCAGGAAGCACACAGCTTACAATCGATCTCTCAAACGAGGGCGAAGGAATCTATATGTTCATCCTGCAGGGAATAAACGGCTCTGCTGGCGCACTTCGTGTGTTGCGCTGA
- a CDS encoding oligosaccharide flippase family protein — protein sequence MSSLKRLAGQTAIYGLSTILGRMLNYALVPFYTYIFDVPAVYGLNNEFYAYISFLNIVFTYGMETALFNFSSTEPNRNGVYTTAMRSVLVSTMFLALPLLVFADPLAELMRYPGHAGFVWMAVGIVVTDALTAIPFAKLRLEGRPGRFAKLKLLNIGINLIINFFFIGLCKWAWTKDPDSFFGSLYNDEIGIGYAFVANLAANVVVLLLLMPELRRIDAGFDIALWKRMIRYAMPLLVVGLAGMVNETLDRILLKYMLPLGMGETAVGIYGACYKISILMAIFRQAFQYAAEPFFFSQRNEGNARELYAKVMSIFIIACSLIFLGTTLNLSWIQYFIGPPFRSGLAVVPILLLANLFLGIYFNLSIWYKLTGRTRSGMWITMAGAVITLTLNFIWIPSQGYFGGYMGSAWATLLCYATMMVLSYYAGQKHYPVPYAVVRGLGYIGLALGLYLAGTFIANDSQLITLLFKNALLLPFIAVVWVLEKPRQWFARKPAQP from the coding sequence TTGAGTTCACTCAAACGTCTTGCCGGGCAAACTGCCATTTACGGGCTGAGTACCATTCTCGGCCGGATGCTCAATTATGCGCTGGTTCCGTTCTACACCTATATTTTTGATGTTCCTGCTGTTTACGGGCTCAATAATGAGTTTTACGCCTACATCTCCTTCCTGAATATTGTGTTTACCTACGGCATGGAAACGGCGCTGTTTAACTTTTCGAGCACCGAACCAAACCGTAACGGCGTTTATACCACGGCCATGCGCTCGGTGCTGGTATCCACCATGTTTCTGGCGCTGCCGCTGCTTGTGTTTGCCGATCCGCTGGCCGAACTCATGCGCTATCCGGGCCATGCAGGCTTTGTGTGGATGGCTGTGGGCATTGTGGTAACGGATGCCCTCACCGCTATTCCGTTTGCAAAACTTCGTCTCGAAGGCCGGCCAGGGCGGTTTGCCAAACTCAAACTGCTTAACATCGGCATAAATCTCATCATCAATTTCTTTTTCATCGGGCTTTGCAAATGGGCGTGGACAAAAGACCCCGACAGTTTTTTCGGTTCGTTGTACAACGATGAAATTGGTATCGGTTATGCCTTTGTGGCCAATCTGGCGGCCAACGTGGTGGTGCTCCTGCTGCTTATGCCCGAACTGCGCCGCATTGATGCCGGTTTCGACATTGCGCTGTGGAAGCGGATGATACGCTATGCCATGCCGCTGCTGGTGGTGGGCCTTGCGGGTATGGTAAATGAAACACTCGACCGTATTCTGCTCAAATACATGCTGCCGCTGGGCATGGGCGAAACGGCCGTGGGCATTTACGGAGCCTGCTACAAAATTTCAATCCTCATGGCCATTTTCAGGCAGGCGTTTCAGTATGCCGCCGAACCGTTTTTCTTTTCGCAGCGCAACGAAGGCAACGCCCGCGAGCTTTACGCCAAAGTGATGAGCATTTTCATTATTGCCTGCTCACTTATTTTTCTTGGCACCACGCTCAATCTCTCGTGGATACAGTATTTCATTGGCCCCCCCTTCCGCTCGGGGCTGGCGGTAGTACCTATTTTGCTGCTGGCCAATTTATTTCTGGGCATCTACTTCAACCTCAGTATCTGGTACAAACTCACCGGCCGCACCCGCTCGGGCATGTGGATTACCATGGCAGGCGCGGTCATTACGCTAACGCTCAATTTTATCTGGATTCCCTCGCAAGGCTATTTTGGCGGCTACATGGGTTCGGCCTGGGCCACATTGCTGTGCTATGCCACTATGATGGTGCTTTCGTATTATGCCGGCCAGAAACACTATCCGGTGCCCTACGCCGTAGTGCGCGGACTGGGCTATATTGGTCTGGCGCTGGGGCTTTATCTCGCAGGCACATTTATTGCAAACGATTCGCAGTTAATTACGCTGTTGTTTAAAAATGCCCTGCTGCTGCCGTTTATAGCCGTAGTGTGGGTGCTTGAAAAGCCCCGGCAGTGGTTTGCCCGCAAGCCTGCACAACCTTAA
- the dut gene encoding dUTP diphosphatase, with protein MNVKIINRSAHALPEYATEQSAGLDLRANLAEPVTLEPLSRAMVPTGLSIELPAGFEAQVRPRSGLAAKHGITVLNSPGTIDADYRGEINVILVNLSSQAFTIQNGERIAQLVVARHERINWLQTEELSTTQRGEGGFGSTGKS; from the coding sequence CTGAACGTAAAAATCATAAACCGCTCTGCTCACGCACTGCCCGAGTATGCCACCGAACAATCGGCCGGACTTGACCTGCGTGCAAATCTTGCTGAGCCGGTTACGCTTGAACCGCTGAGCCGCGCCATGGTGCCCACCGGGCTTTCCATTGAATTACCCGCCGGTTTCGAAGCCCAGGTGCGTCCGCGCAGCGGCCTTGCCGCAAAACACGGCATCACCGTACTCAACAGCCCCGGCACCATTGATGCCGATTACCGCGGCGAGATTAACGTAATTCTCGTTAACCTCTCCAGCCAGGCATTTACCATACAAAACGGCGAACGCATTGCACAACTTGTTGTTGCCCGCCACGAACGCATTAACTGGCTGCAAACCGAAGAACTAAGCACCACACAGCGTGGTGAAGGCGGATTCGGCAGCACCGGCAAATCATAA
- a CDS encoding nucleotidyltransferase has translation MKIIVPMAGMGKRMRPHTLTVPKPLVQVAGKPIVQRLVEDIAKVCNEPLEEVAFIIGPTFGKEVENMLVGVAQSLGAKGSIWYQEEAHGTAHAIMCAEQVLDGKVVVAFADTLFKADFKMDTAQEGIIWVQKIEDPRAFGVVKLDADGVITDFVEKPAEFVSDLAIIGIYYFKDGAYLKRELKYLLDNNIREKGEFQLTNALENMKRQGVKFTPGKVTEWLDCGNKDATVYTNQRVLEFDRSDARLMPSKMTQENSLIIQPCFIGENVVLRNAVVGPHVSLGAGSVVENSVVSNSIVQQYSTLRNVVVTNSMVGSYATVNGHTLDLSVGDYNVYQ, from the coding sequence ATGAAAATTATTGTTCCAATGGCGGGCATGGGCAAACGAATGCGCCCGCACACACTTACCGTTCCGAAGCCCTTAGTACAGGTGGCCGGAAAACCCATTGTACAGCGTCTTGTGGAAGACATTGCCAAAGTGTGCAATGAACCGCTCGAAGAAGTGGCCTTTATCATTGGGCCCACATTCGGTAAGGAAGTGGAAAACATGCTGGTGGGTGTCGCACAGTCGCTCGGCGCCAAAGGCAGCATCTGGTATCAGGAAGAAGCACACGGCACTGCACATGCCATTATGTGCGCCGAACAGGTGCTCGACGGCAAAGTGGTGGTGGCTTTTGCCGACACACTGTTTAAGGCCGATTTTAAAATGGATACGGCTCAGGAAGGAATTATCTGGGTGCAGAAAATTGAAGACCCGCGAGCCTTTGGTGTGGTAAAATTAGACGCCGATGGTGTGATTACCGATTTTGTGGAGAAGCCGGCTGAGTTTGTGTCGGATCTGGCAATTATCGGTATTTATTATTTCAAAGACGGTGCTTATCTCAAGCGCGAACTGAAATACCTGCTCGATAACAACATCCGCGAGAAGGGCGAATTCCAGCTCACCAACGCCCTTGAAAACATGAAACGTCAGGGTGTAAAATTTACGCCCGGAAAAGTAACTGAGTGGCTCGACTGCGGCAATAAAGATGCAACGGTTTATACCAACCAGCGTGTGCTTGAGTTCGACCGCAGCGATGCGCGTTTGATGCCTTCGAAAATGACGCAGGAAAACAGCCTCATTATTCAGCCCTGTTTTATCGGCGAAAATGTGGTGCTCCGCAACGCTGTGGTTGGTCCGCATGTATCGCTCGGTGCCGGTTCGGTAGTGGAAAACAGCGTGGTGAGCAACAGCATTGTGCAACAATACAGCACACTGCGCAATGTGGTAGTCACCAATTCAATGGTGGGCAGTTATGCCACCGTAAACGGCCACACACTTGATCTGAGCGTGGGCGATTATAACGTATATCAGTAA
- a CDS encoding tetratricopeptide repeat protein has translation MRLLSVLFMLAVFAAVSCHPAKPASGNTSQVRAPKRNAPKDDSVTLRKTLKQAKTEALFIDGCTEKLIGNPQKAIMAFREVLELDPANAAANYEMAGIYRDSKQPDRALRYAMRADSLHPENDWYKLRHAQVLSDLGQHEKAMKLMKQLADRHTNKAFWQYEYAAAQVRAGDTKAALNTYDLIEKIEGRSDTLSARRIAAHRVAGNNAAIVAVLEQQITANPGSEQAYVALAGEYTRQENAPAALLVCQRRTNAFPQSASAWLDLAAAQRSAGKNAEAWRSMVNACQIPAEPVRKTEMLRSWYLGSDSLVPNASDLAKADSLCLLMRRHHADYYGTWSASAAVWKLRGKNAEARDACRKAIALDKSPWMPWKMLLELN, from the coding sequence ATGCGACTGCTTTCGGTACTGTTCATGCTGGCTGTGTTTGCAGCCGTAAGTTGCCATCCGGCCAAACCGGCCTCGGGCAATACTTCGCAGGTGCGTGCGCCCAAACGCAATGCGCCTAAAGACGACAGCGTGACCCTTCGTAAAACCTTAAAGCAGGCCAAAACCGAAGCGTTGTTTATTGACGGATGTACGGAAAAACTCATTGGCAATCCGCAAAAAGCCATTATGGCGTTTCGTGAAGTGCTTGAGCTTGACCCGGCAAACGCGGCTGCCAACTATGAGATGGCGGGTATTTACCGCGACAGTAAGCAGCCTGATCGTGCACTCAGGTATGCCATGCGTGCCGATTCGCTGCATCCGGAAAACGACTGGTACAAACTGCGCCACGCACAGGTACTGAGCGATCTGGGCCAGCACGAAAAAGCCATGAAGCTGATGAAGCAGCTGGCCGACCGGCATACCAACAAGGCGTTCTGGCAATACGAATATGCAGCGGCGCAGGTGCGTGCCGGCGATACGAAAGCGGCATTGAACACCTATGACCTGATCGAGAAAATAGAAGGCCGATCAGACACACTGTCGGCCCGGCGCATTGCCGCACATCGCGTGGCGGGCAACAATGCGGCTATTGTGGCTGTGCTCGAACAGCAGATTACGGCCAATCCGGGCAGCGAACAGGCTTACGTGGCGCTTGCCGGCGAATACACCCGGCAGGAAAATGCGCCGGCGGCTTTGCTTGTGTGCCAGCGTCGTACAAACGCCTTTCCTCAAAGTGCATCGGCCTGGCTTGATTTAGCTGCAGCACAACGCAGCGCCGGTAAAAACGCCGAAGCCTGGCGAAGTATGGTCAATGCCTGTCAGATTCCGGCCGAGCCTGTGCGTAAAACCGAAATGCTGCGCAGCTGGTACCTTGGCAGCGATTCGCTGGTACCCAATGCCAGCGACCTGGCCAAAGCCGATTCGCTTTGCCTGCTTATGCGCCGCCACCATGCCGACTATTACGGCACATGGAGCGCATCGGCCGCCGTGTGGAAACTGCGTGGCAAAAACGCCGAAGCCCGCGATGCCTGCCGCAAAGCCATTGCGCTCGACAAAAGCCCGTGGATGCCGTGGAAAATGCTGCTCGAACTGAACTAA
- a CDS encoding tetratricopeptide repeat protein — translation MKQKRYSEAIDPLETGASYVFDNDAQELEFRLLIIEAYRQTGDDKEVVTICKRLLKRFPDNAPLVYELCWSYSRQRIELATAQERMSALVAANPLNASYLSLLGYIDLQLAEHDKAQAHLQQALKLNANDALTNERMGDLQLALGNKDEAVKYWKIAKAKGSTSPKLDQKINTRGAQPE, via the coding sequence ATGAAGCAGAAGCGGTACAGCGAAGCCATTGACCCGCTCGAAACCGGCGCTTCGTATGTGTTCGACAATGATGCGCAGGAGCTTGAGTTCCGCCTGCTCATTATTGAAGCCTATCGCCAAACAGGCGACGATAAAGAAGTGGTGACCATTTGCAAGCGCCTGCTCAAACGTTTTCCCGACAATGCGCCGCTGGTGTATGAGCTTTGCTGGAGCTACTCGCGCCAGCGCATTGAACTGGCCACGGCACAGGAACGCATGAGCGCACTGGTGGCGGCCAATCCGTTGAATGCAAGCTATCTTTCGCTGCTTGGTTATATCGACTTGCAACTGGCCGAACACGATAAAGCACAGGCACACCTTCAGCAGGCACTCAAACTCAATGCAAACGATGCGCTCACCAACGAGCGCATGGGCGATTTACAGCTGGCGCTTGGCAATAAAGATGAAGCCGTGAAATACTGGAAAATTGCCAAAGCAAAGGGCAGCACATCACCCAAACTCGATCAGAAAATTAACACACGTGGCGCACAGCCTGAATAA
- a CDS encoding DUF4292 domain-containing protein, with protein MRITSALLILILAAFSSGSSACRGKKQVVAADTTATQNTNGCKIDYKLPKVLAAEMSSHEMKFEWLSAKLDCEAKTDSSRVAFDVNVRMRRDSVIWLNITDPALGIRVARVLITTDSVKFVNFLNNTCFRGDFAYLSQLLQTEVDFDMMQSLLVGNSVAFYNEDEKLKAQADKQNCHYILSTVRKRRLKKVEEGRALPEEPLQTLTLDPQTFKILNVFFIDAQLRTFKADYSEFTEEGGILFPHKATFFAKGVQKSAELNASYRKITLNEPQQFPFNLSDDCTPIQVTPTGKQ; from the coding sequence ATGCGCATTACCTCTGCCCTGCTGATACTCATTCTTGCCGCTTTCTCGTCGGGAAGCAGCGCCTGCCGTGGAAAAAAACAGGTAGTGGCGGCCGATACCACGGCCACACAAAACACAAACGGCTGCAAAATCGACTACAAACTGCCGAAAGTGCTTGCCGCCGAAATGAGCAGCCACGAAATGAAATTTGAATGGCTGAGTGCAAAACTCGACTGCGAGGCAAAAACCGACAGTTCGCGCGTGGCGTTTGATGTGAATGTGCGCATGCGCCGCGACAGTGTGATCTGGCTAAACATTACCGATCCCGCACTCGGCATTCGTGTAGCGCGCGTGCTCATTACTACCGACTCCGTGAAGTTTGTAAACTTTCTCAACAACACCTGCTTCCGCGGCGATTTCGCTTACCTCAGCCAGTTGCTGCAAACCGAGGTTGATTTTGATATGATGCAGTCGCTGCTGGTAGGAAACAGCGTAGCATTTTACAACGAAGACGAAAAACTGAAAGCACAGGCCGATAAGCAAAATTGCCATTATATACTGAGCACGGTGCGCAAACGCCGCCTGAAAAAAGTAGAAGAAGGAAGAGCACTGCCCGAAGAGCCGCTTCAAACGCTTACACTCGATCCGCAGACATTTAAAATTCTGAATGTGTTTTTTATTGATGCACAGCTTCGCACGTTCAAGGCCGACTATTCTGAGTTTACGGAAGAGGGCGGCATACTTTTCCCGCATAAAGCCACGTTCTTTGCAAAGGGCGTGCAGAAAAGCGCCGAACTGAATGCCAGCTACCGCAAAATTACACTGAACGAACCACAACAATTCCCTTTTAACCTGTCCGATGACTGCACGCCAATTCAAGTTACTCCGACTGGCAAACAGTAA
- a CDS encoding peptidoglycan DD-metalloendopeptidase family protein — translation MTARQFKLLRLANSKLLFAVLLLLTLALVAAPVVYAQKKSSKKKTTAKKETSSKSTLQQKKQKLQSDIDFTNKLLSETRQNKKLSLSQLAALNQKIEAREGLINTISGEISEIEQQIGQRQQNIRQLTKTDSILREEYKQMIQFAWRNRNANQRMMFLFTAGSFNQAYKRMIYLRQLNLRRKAKAEEIAGNREALNEEVVTLDTERGEKKSLLDNESKEKEQLAGEKEEKQKTFLSLQEKEKQLKDDLDKKKKQAAQTDAAIQNLIAAEAARAAEKARKEAEKKAAQKKADPVVKTDPKTGNTGNSGNSKPAETPTAKAEPAKIEISPEEKIVGNSFLNNKGSLPWPVAQGTIIEHFGTHPHPVLAKVMVNNNGVDIATTRGAQARSVFDGEVTGITNIPGAGWLVIVRHGEYLSVYANLSSVSVKTGDKVKTKQAIGNVAENDEGQPVLHFEVWKSGVGKMDPEGWIARKG, via the coding sequence ATGACTGCACGCCAATTCAAGTTACTCCGACTGGCAAACAGTAAGCTGCTGTTTGCCGTATTGCTGCTGCTCACGCTTGCGCTGGTGGCGGCTCCTGTGGTATATGCGCAGAAAAAAAGCAGCAAAAAGAAAACCACTGCCAAAAAGGAAACATCGAGTAAATCAACGCTCCAGCAAAAAAAACAAAAGCTGCAGTCGGATATTGATTTCACCAACAAACTTCTTTCCGAAACCCGGCAAAACAAAAAACTTTCGCTGAGCCAGCTTGCGGCACTCAATCAGAAAATTGAAGCGCGCGAAGGACTCATCAACACCATCAGTGGTGAAATTTCGGAAATCGAACAGCAAATCGGCCAGCGTCAGCAAAACATCCGTCAACTCACTAAAACCGACTCGATACTGCGCGAAGAATACAAGCAGATGATTCAGTTTGCCTGGCGCAACCGCAACGCCAACCAGCGCATGATGTTTTTGTTTACCGCCGGAAGTTTCAATCAGGCCTACAAACGCATGATTTATTTGCGGCAGTTAAACCTGCGCCGCAAAGCCAAAGCCGAAGAAATTGCCGGTAACCGCGAGGCGTTAAATGAAGAAGTTGTAACCCTGGATACTGAACGGGGTGAGAAAAAAAGTTTACTGGATAACGAAAGCAAAGAAAAAGAACAGCTTGCCGGTGAAAAGGAAGAAAAGCAAAAAACCTTCCTGAGCCTGCAGGAAAAAGAAAAACAGCTCAAAGACGATCTCGACAAAAAGAAAAAACAGGCCGCACAAACTGATGCCGCCATCCAAAACCTGATTGCTGCCGAAGCAGCACGCGCAGCCGAAAAAGCCCGCAAGGAGGCCGAGAAAAAAGCAGCTCAGAAAAAAGCAGACCCGGTAGTAAAAACCGATCCGAAAACCGGCAATACAGGCAACTCCGGTAACAGCAAACCCGCTGAAACACCAACGGCAAAAGCCGAACCCGCAAAAATTGAAATCAGCCCGGAAGAAAAAATTGTAGGCAACAGTTTCCTCAACAACAAAGGCTCACTGCCCTGGCCGGTGGCACAAGGCACCATTATCGAACACTTTGGCACACATCCGCACCCGGTACTGGCCAAAGTAATGGTAAACAACAACGGCGTTGATATTGCCACCACACGCGGTGCACAGGCCCGCTCGGTTTTTGATGGCGAGGTAACCGGCATTACCAACATTCCCGGCGCAGGCTGGCTGGTTATTGTACGCCACGGCGAATACCTTTCGGTATATGCCAACCTGAGCAGCGTATCAGTAAAAACCGGCGACAAAGTGAAAACCAAACAAGCCATTGGCAACGTAGCCGAAAACGACGAAGGCCAGCCCGTGCTGCATTTTGAAGTATGGAAAAGCGGTGTGGGAAAAATGGATCCGGAAGGCTGGATTGCGCGGAAGGGGTGA